aattgcttATCACTGTCATTTTTTTAATGAGGGTTGcttttttctttatatattttaggagaaGTCATTACAACATGAAAACATGATAGCATAAGCCATGAAGTATAAATATCGGTACATCAATAATAAGAGCATAGGTTAataaaaagtattaaaaatgaaatttaacGTGGCGTACGCTTTTACGATAGGGACACTATGCCTTTTTGGTCCGCTGTGCCCAAAAATGCTTTTGAAAAGACTACATAGGAGTGATTACCTCCACCACAAGGGAATACGAATTGGTTGAGGCGTTGGAGTAACAACATTCAGTTTGAGCTCATTTGCTCTAAACCTTGATGTACAGGATTATTCAGTACTTGTGTTTGTGGGCCGTACTGGTTATAAGCTGAGGAAAAATAAGCTAGTTCTATTTTACCGTCATTTAAGAATAGAAAAGATAATTTGGCATATAAAATGTATACAATCCAATAAAAACATACAATTATATTGTTTGTACTTTGTATTTTGTACGTTACGTGTATGTGTTGTATGTCCATTGATACATTGGACTTACAAATAACCTTCACCCAACATAAAATACTAACATACAATCGATTGGGAATTCTAAAACTGAATTTTTGCAACATGTTCAAAACTCAATTTGGAGATCACATACATTCcaggaaaataaaaaaacatacatTACAGGAAAACAAATAACAAGTACTTGAAGGGTATAACTAAAGTATTCCTTAAGGGCAATCTAGGATGATACAATACTTATTTgtataaacatttattttttaaattaactaTGGTtgagtgatatatatatatatatatatattctcactTTAGTTTTTAAGGGAGAAATACTATTTGATCATCTTGAAGGTAATGACAAATAGAGGGAGCTCCAGGCTTAACATTAAGCACTACAAAAGGCAATCCTTTTGGATTCCAAAGAGATGTATCTTTGTGGCATATTGATACTGCTTTAACCTTTGTTCCATCAACACCAATCATCGATACCATATATGTCCTTGTACCTCCTCTGCCATGACAAAAATGTACTGCATACGCGTAGTTAAGTTTGTGGCATATCATGTTAACTCCATCAGCCATGAGTTCGACTTCTTTAATGGTGTATTTTTGCACCATTTGATTTTCCCCTTGGACCTCTGTTGCAATTACCTTAACATTGTTTGTTCCAAGCATGAATATCCCGAAATCTACCATAGACTCCAAAGAAGTTGCACACTTTCTCTTCTCTCCTTTCATCGCGGGCTCTTCACAAACTTTGACTGTTTCTTCAATTGTTTTTGCATCTTTTGAGTTGCTATCTATCGAAAAATGGGTTAGAATTTGTGGGATTTTATCCGATGAGAAGGGAATGGATTCCACAAATTGACGAGGCCAGAATGGTGCTTCGTTTTTGTTTTTTAGAGAGGGAAAGTTGATGATTTTTCCTTTGAGTAATTCTTTTTCGAAGAAGTAAGGTTTGTAAAGAAAGTTATCTCTTTGGGTAGGGGTCTTATTTTTTATCTCACGAATCTCGTCCTCAGTAGCAGCATGGAAAATCCAGGCTCCATGTTGGTGTAAACCATAGTATACTTTCTTCTCTCTGTTAACAATCTCATCCTCTGTAGTAACACAATAACAATCAATTAGTTTTATGGTTAAACAAAATATGGGCAGCCATCTATCAAAATATGTGTTGTTCCTAATTCGATAAAGGGTGTCAAAGTTTTATATGAAATCCAATCCTCATACAAATGGTCATACtgaatttcatattttagtCAGACAAAACATAGTTGTGATTTTACTATTACAAAGGACAAAGTTTATTCACTTTACTATTATATCCGGTAAAGTtcaattatattaatataacaaaaaataagTTTGTGATCTTGTAATAATATCTGAAATTAACTCTGTAAAACAATATCCATTCAGTGGAATTAAGACTAACCTGCTTGGGGAAGTAAATCTTCAATTACTTTGGGTATTTGAGTGTTGGGCAATTTTATTTTCCAATAAACCTCTGGAGATATAGCTGCATGACTACTTGCTACAAAAGTAAgctgcatatatatataacaataaataatttttttttatcagtaTCTACCATGATTAAGCCAATTATAAGGGTTAATTtgaatatgattttaaattagttatttgaaaaaatgaagttgaaattttatttaatttagacATGTaatttggagtttcttggttgtattttcttttgaaaatatgaaaatctcATAATTTGTGAAAATTATTCAAAACTTCCTCTAACTCttatacaatcttaccaaataagcaaatcataatttataaacaatatatcaaaaaaaaaatcttaaaatgcaGCATAAATTACATATCTCCATGTTTGTTCTTATAAAGAAATTATTGCTATTATATACTATTataaactttcaaatatacaCATAATTTTACAAAGATTCAATAATCCAAAAAATCAACAATTATAGTAAGTAGTAACTAACTGTTTTTCAATACAATACTTCTACTAAATCTACCTAACagaataattttaattatgtataaattatataatatcCACTAAAGGGAATTCAGATCAATGAACCCCATTAGCTCCGCCTCTGCACCTACTAAGCTTTTTCCATTTTCGAATACTTTCATTTAGTTTGTCAAAGAGTACTatgaagaaaattttaaaaaatacgaAAGATTAAGAGAATAACTATATAATAAACCACTCACCAAGAAAATAGTAGAGTAGAGTAGCTGCAGCTTCATTGAATTTGTTTTTGGTATAATTAGAAATAGATTGTAGAATAGTTAAAAGACTCAAAGCAAAATCTTGGATGAACAAGAACAGAAACTACACTATATTTATAGGCACAGAATACTGtactcctaattaattaattaatacaacAATTAATGAATTTCTGACATCAAtggtcaaaaaattatatatatatatatatatattggtacGTTGAGTCCACTAGTGTGATAAACTTGAATTCCTCTAGAACTATTGACCATATAATTAAATGTGGAAGGTCCATCATTTAATTTGTCGCACCCTCTCcgtccatttttatttatctaatatattaagaataattatttaatttaaaacaattaAAAGATACTTTACATCTATTTTATATCTGTCAGGGGCGGCTCAAAGAAATTGATAGTCTAAAGCCAAGATTTTATACGAGGCTTTAAATTTATTCTAAAGCCAAAATTTTATACGAGACCTTAAATTtatctaataaaattttatatatttttactcgattttttttttgtaaaaatggGTATGCGGTTATTTTGTACTTGTCTTGATTATCCACTCTATtatctcaaattgaaatttgtataaaaaaCATATATTGACGGTTACTAAAGATGCATATACTCTATCTTCTATGGACCCCACTTTGTGaaatttcactaggtatgttgttgtttctgTATTTTGAAGTAAAAAAAATGGTATAATCAACTGTAGAAGGGATctcattaaaaaatattaatagttCAGTTGATTGATTATCTAAATTTTCACCTTTTTGGTAAGAATTCGATTTCCACTTTGTAATTCCCTTCCCTTTCTTCTTTccccaagaaaaaaaaaagaagaagaagaaatttcatttttttatatggCATAATGTTTATTGTTCTCTAATTCATGTAAAGGTATTTGATTtgatacaaaattttaaaaaataaataattttttaaaaacttgtaATGTGAAATAAATTGtacaaattatgaaaaaaacataaaatttgaattagtATTATAGTAACATTTATCACATTTTAAGAAAGCAATATAAAATCTAATGTCTTTTATGCAAACTTTTAGaacatataaaataatagtTTGGGGCCTTCAAGTTTGAGGCGGCTAAAGCAAGCGGCTTACCCCTTCAGCCGGCTCTGAGAGCTGTTTTATtcttataattaaatatttttcattcaccAGTATTTAGATGATTTATAATTAGTAAAAGTGATGTAGAAAAatcattatttatttcttatttaattttaaaagatgtgcaaaatcaaatatgaataagtaaaaattaACGGAAGGAATATTAGATAATTGTTGGCATGGGCGGAGTTAAAAGTACTAGAAAGGGttatttaaattcttttttattttaaaaatatattatttatatatatgattaatattatttttatgtatatataatagacataaaattttcttaattttttcttatatattttaaaaatttttaataaaaattctgactcGCTATTAATAATCGTGATCTTTATCAGACAAATATTGGTCCCCTTAAATTTGCGGCTGAGTTGCAACTTGCTTTTAATAAAATGGttgcataatttattttttgaatgagCTTGTAATATCCCTATAGTGACATTAAGTTTATCAACTATGAACGGATCTAGAATGTCGGATACGGATTCGACTGAATTTAGAAACTTTTACTTAAAtagtatatttatattaataaatttattaaatatatataattattaagttTGAAATCCATTTatcaatatttaaaattataattataaaattcaaaatctataaaattaaaattctaatTTCGCCTTTGACTATAAACTGCGGTCAAGCATCGTATGTGGAATAGTGTAAAATCGACGGACAGATGAAGGGAGATGCCTAGGGGTGTATATGAAGCCTGGTTAATTTCTACAATTAATTTAAACTAATTCCAATAAGTTTCTGaatataatttaatcaaattcgATTTACAGGAAATTCACACGAGTATAATAAAATCATGAGAACAgtttatataatgatataacTTGGAGTATACAATAATTCTAATGATACAAGTGTTGGAATTAGTTGAATGAACTCATACTATTGAATTGCTTCGAATCATTAATTAATTGGTAATAATTGAGAAATAATTATGTGAATAATTATTCAATAATGATTAACTAATCATTGAAGTCATTATGGGTGCCAATGATTCATTAATACTAAACTAGTGtttgattatagattttaaaataattttgcgAAATCAAATTCGGGTACTTAgagtttgaattgaaaaatcAAATTGTGTTTGACCATAATTTGGAAacatatttcattttatttttattgataagtATGAAACATGATTTGTACGTATAAG
The sequence above is a segment of the Solanum dulcamara chromosome 11, daSolDulc1.2, whole genome shotgun sequence genome. Coding sequences within it:
- the LOC129873602 gene encoding BURP domain-containing protein 5-like: MKLQLLYSTIFLLTFVASSHAAISPEVYWKIKLPNTQIPKVIEDLLPQAEDEIVNREKKVYYGLHQHGAWIFHAATEDEIREIKNKTPTQRDNFLYKPYFFEKELLKGKIINFPSLKNKNEAPFWPRQFVESIPFSSDKIPQILTHFSIDSNSKDAKTIEETVKVCEEPAMKGEKRKCATSLESMVDFGIFMLGTNNVKVIATEVQGENQMVQKYTIKEVELMADGVNMICHKLNYAYAVHFCHGRGGTRTYMVSMIGVDGTKVKAVSICHKDTSLWNPKGLPFVVLNVKPGAPSICHYLQDDQIVFLP